A single Endozoicomonas sp. NE40 DNA region contains:
- a CDS encoding IS4 family transposase: MTCFDQAEFLKMVEQLGFTIRQRNVHPLDFILSLIAALGGDGNSDTQADLHRKFNELTGLNVSYRSWANQAKKEALPTLILWIWLQCLEIFSRKAMAFDESSPFSVFEHILIQDGSSQAVYSALKEAFPGCFSAVSPAAVELYTTMDLLTNNLVRVQLTEDTRPERDCLPPLPTSMAYVLILMDAGYIELGLFSAIDDREGSFICKAPQSINPSVLSAVREDGKNLNRYKGQKLKGVLSGFPKDQCLDLDVEWSGYQRWTYRLVVRWNEKKQKWTFIVTNLNRAEFTLSEVLQAYRLRWQIELIFKEIKSYSGWHRFNTKSATLVFSLILMSLC, from the coding sequence CTGACCTGTTTCGATCAGGCAGAATTCCTCAAGATGGTTGAACAACTGGGCTTCACTATACGACAGCGGAATGTACACCCTCTGGACTTTATTCTGTCGCTCATTGCCGCCCTTGGTGGCGACGGAAACTCTGACACTCAAGCTGACCTACACCGTAAGTTTAATGAACTGACTGGCCTGAATGTGTCCTATCGCTCTTGGGCAAATCAGGCTAAAAAAGAGGCTCTGCCCACTCTCATCTTATGGATATGGTTGCAATGCCTGGAAATATTTTCTCGCAAGGCCATGGCATTTGACGAGAGCAGTCCGTTTTCAGTGTTTGAACATATTCTTATTCAGGATGGTTCCTCACAGGCTGTCTATAGTGCACTGAAGGAAGCATTCCCCGGGTGCTTTTCAGCGGTCAGTCCGGCGGCTGTCGAACTTTATACGACAATGGATCTTCTCACTAATAACTTGGTACGGGTACAGCTCACTGAAGATACCCGCCCAGAAAGGGACTGCCTGCCGCCACTGCCAACGTCAATGGCTTACGTGCTAATACTCATGGATGCCGGCTACATTGAGTTGGGCCTTTTTTCGGCTATAGATGATCGGGAAGGCTCCTTTATCTGTAAGGCACCACAAAGCATCAATCCGTCGGTACTCAGTGCAGTGAGAGAAGACGGGAAAAACCTTAACCGTTACAAAGGTCAAAAGCTGAAGGGTGTCCTGTCTGGTTTCCCTAAAGATCAATGTCTTGACCTCGATGTGGAATGGTCTGGCTACCAACGCTGGACATACCGCTTGGTTGTTCGCTGGAATGAGAAGAAACAGAAGTGGACTTTTATTGTGACGAACCTGAATCGTGCGGAGTTTACCCTGAGCGAAGTACTTCAGGCCTATCGGCTCCGGTGGCAAATAGAGCTGATCTTCAAAGAGATCAAATCCTACTCAGGATGGCATCGCTTCAATACAAAATCAGCCACACTGGTGTTCAGCCTGATCCTGATGTCTTTGTGTTAG
- a CDS encoding conjugal transfer protein TraF: MSGNAQADARGFAMGGAGVATGSYLAAPMYNPALAAEYEDRDNFGMLLPMAGLGVHDGDDLYNKVEDFEDINNQIKRLEPGEITDELRDEWRRSLKALDNGRATIEGDLGLVIAIPNRYMSINFFTKGNLTLLATANVDDDDLTGTPDPDDMKSTVQGLAGGTMDIGFTFAKSFGKWSVGLAPKFQRLYTLNYHESAGDFDDDEFKKISDDYVEDSTFNLDFGMTYNPGERTRIGFAAKNLFKRELETNVQRGGTDTYLVEPHYTLGVGYSRGWFTATMDADLNKRRHFAGSDYETQFLSVGTELNAFRWAQIRAGYRHSMTDYSEDVITAGLGFSPFGRFGLDLSAQYGSDSRYGVATQLSFTF, encoded by the coding sequence TTGTCTGGAAATGCTCAGGCTGATGCCCGTGGATTTGCCATGGGTGGTGCAGGCGTTGCAACGGGTAGCTATCTGGCTGCTCCTATGTACAATCCGGCACTGGCTGCAGAATACGAAGACCGTGATAATTTCGGCATGTTATTACCAATGGCTGGTTTGGGGGTTCATGATGGTGATGACCTCTATAACAAAGTTGAAGATTTTGAGGACATAAATAATCAGATTAAGAGGTTAGAGCCAGGCGAGATTACCGATGAGCTGCGTGATGAATGGCGACGTTCATTGAAAGCGCTTGATAACGGTCGCGCGACGATTGAAGGTGATCTGGGTCTGGTTATTGCTATCCCTAATCGCTACATGAGTATCAACTTTTTTACAAAAGGCAATCTGACGCTGTTGGCAACTGCCAATGTGGACGATGACGACCTGACTGGTACTCCCGATCCGGATGATATGAAATCGACCGTTCAGGGACTTGCCGGTGGCACCATGGATATTGGTTTTACCTTTGCCAAAAGTTTCGGAAAGTGGTCTGTGGGTCTGGCACCCAAATTCCAGCGCCTCTATACCCTGAATTACCATGAAAGTGCCGGTGACTTTGACGACGATGAGTTTAAAAAAATCAGCGATGATTATGTTGAGGACTCAACGTTCAACCTCGATTTTGGTATGACCTACAATCCGGGTGAACGCACCCGTATTGGTTTTGCCGCAAAAAACCTGTTCAAACGCGAACTGGAAACCAATGTTCAGCGTGGAGGAACCGATACTTATCTGGTTGAGCCTCATTACACATTAGGTGTTGGGTACAGTCGTGGCTGGTTTACTGCGACTATGGACGCTGATTTGAATAAACGCCGTCACTTTGCAGGGTCTGACTATGAAACCCAGTTTCTTAGCGTTGGTACTGAATTGAACGCTTTCCGCTGGGCTCAGATTCGGGCCGGTTACCGCCACAGCATGACCGATTACAGTGAAGACGTGATCACTGCGGGCCTGGGTTTCAGCCCGTTTGGTCGCTTTGGGCTTGACCTGTCCGCCCAGTACGGGTCGGATAGCCGCTATGGTGTGGCTACCCAACTGTCCTTTACTTTCTAA
- a CDS encoding serine/threonine protein kinase has product MTPSSQHPYDQLTPDRVLDAIESQGYLSDARIMALNSYENRVYQVGIEESLPVIAKFYRPQRWTKEQILEEHEFSLELHDMEFPIVPPLKNEQGETLHEFEGFQFALFERKGGYPPELDNFDHLLTLGRCIGRLHQLGAAKPFEHRPAINLQRYGTDNVQWLLENDFIPVPLLPAYETLSRDILEKLENIEQHYQPKAIRVHGDAHCGNILWRDDNAHFVDFDDTCMAPAIQDLWMFLSGDRANQTAQLSELLEGYNEFYDFSPVELNLVEYFRTLRLINYSGWLAKRWSDPAFPMAFPWFNTERYWSEHILELREQMAVLDEPPLSVMP; this is encoded by the coding sequence ATGACCCCAAGCTCTCAACACCCCTACGATCAACTCACTCCGGATCGGGTGCTGGACGCCATTGAAAGCCAGGGTTATCTTTCCGATGCCCGCATTATGGCGCTAAACAGTTATGAGAACCGCGTGTACCAGGTGGGCATTGAAGAAAGCCTACCCGTCATTGCCAAGTTTTACCGACCTCAGCGCTGGACAAAAGAACAAATTCTGGAAGAACACGAATTCAGCCTTGAACTCCATGACATGGAATTTCCCATTGTTCCTCCATTAAAGAACGAGCAGGGTGAAACCCTGCATGAGTTCGAAGGCTTTCAGTTTGCTCTTTTTGAACGCAAAGGAGGCTATCCACCGGAACTGGACAACTTTGACCACCTGCTCACCCTGGGGCGTTGCATAGGCCGGCTGCATCAGCTGGGAGCCGCCAAACCTTTCGAACACCGTCCTGCCATCAACCTGCAGCGTTATGGCACAGACAACGTGCAATGGTTGCTGGAAAACGACTTTATCCCTGTTCCTCTTCTGCCAGCCTACGAAACCCTGAGCAGAGACATTCTGGAAAAACTGGAAAACATCGAACAGCATTATCAGCCCAAAGCCATTCGGGTACACGGCGATGCTCACTGTGGAAACATCCTCTGGCGCGATGATAATGCCCATTTTGTCGATTTTGACGACACCTGTATGGCACCGGCTATTCAGGATTTATGGATGTTTCTATCGGGTGATCGCGCTAACCAGACGGCACAGCTGTCTGAACTGCTGGAAGGCTACAATGAGTTCTATGACTTCAGCCCGGTTGAGCTGAATCTGGTGGAATATTTCCGAACCCTGCGTCTGATCAACTACAGCGGCTGGCTGGCAAAGCGCTGGAGCGACCCGGCGTTTCCCATGGCATTTCCATGGTTTAATACCGAGCGCTACTGGTCTGAACATATTCTTGAGCTGCGGGAACAAATGGCGGTTCTGGATGAACCGCCATTGTCTGTTATGCCTTAG